CGGAATCAGCGCACAGGCGCCGATGATCTTACCGGCAATTTTTAAAAGGTACAGGGTCTGTCGGGCAAGATCTGCCCTCAGCCGTTGGGCGCCGGGGTAATCATCCGCCCATTGAAAATTGCCCTGGGCATGCATCCGCTGGCGGGCCTTGTCATATATTGTCAACAAGGGGTCTAGGTCTTCAAGCTGAGCCGGAACCAACTCCATGGGTATCGCCACCTTTTCTTTTTGCTAAACTTATTCTAACATCTTTTGGATTAAAAATCGGCATGGCTTGAGTTGTCAGTATGGATAAAATCTAATATTTTTCAAAAGCCTCGTATGTGGGAATATGTCCAATTAGTATTCATCTTATAATTTATTATATCATTCTGGAGCAAAGAAAAAACAGCCCGTAAAAGAGCTGTTTAGATTACTATTTTCTTGTTCTAGTTACATTACTTATATTAGATGACCAGCAAACATTGCCATAGGAAGTAATAAGATTAAAAGTATATTCAATACTATAAACAACTTATCCTTTTCCTTTACCCCAAATATTAATCCTATCAGTCCAATAATTGGGCAGACAAACATTGATGTGAGTCCAGTTGGTCTTAACTTTGTATAACTATCAAAGATGTCTATTGGTAGTTGGTAGGAAATCACAAGTACCACAAGTCCAAGTAAAAATAATTTTTACTGATTTTTTTCTTCATATGCTTCTCTTTCTTTGAAATTATATTGTTCGAATTAAATCTATAGTCGGTCTGTCTAAAATTCTCTTTAATGAGAAGTGATAGATGATTAGGTTAATACCATAGACGACTAATGAAAATCCTAGGAAACTTTTGTAGTCATAATATTTTATTAAAGTACTCATTCTTAAATCAGGGACTACTAATGATATTACCAACATAACACCTAAGCTCACCATAATAGAAATTGTAAAGGACTTTACCTGCTCTCCAATAAACTCCTTTTGATAAATACTCTTTAACTCATCTACATCCATCCCACAAGAGTAGAGGCTTCCGATTTCTTTTTTTCTGTTTATGAGACTTAAATTAATGGATGAGTAACCATTGGTAATATTTAGTACAAAGATGATCGATGCTATTCCTATTACAAGTTTTATGAAACTTTTTACGTCCTTATATTGATTTTTTGCGATTTCCTCACCTGTTGTGATATTAAATCTATCTTCAGGTGAAATTTGTTCTCTGATCATGGCCTCTACATATTCTTTTACATCTTTAGTATCCGAATCTTTTACCTTCATGTTTAAAGTATAGGCATATTCTGTATATTTCTCATCACCTGCTTCTTCCATAAGTTTAAAATAAGTGTCAAAATCTGTATAAACTTTTACATCAAAAGGCATTGTTCTCGACTTATATTTTCCCAAATCTGTTATTGTCTTTGAAATTTTAATCATCTTCTTATAATCATTTTCAAAGACAATATCAAAACTCTGTGGATTTTCAAAATATGGAATTCTCTTTGCCTTAGCTATTGGAATAGAAGAATCTTCTTGAATTGTATTGTATAGGACAAATTCACCCTTCTTTCCTCCAAGTTCTTTTAAGTCTTTTTCTTCCAAGGCGATGATAAATCCATCCATACCCTCTGCCTTATATTTTTTATTCTTTCTAGCTTCCTCGTCTAATCCAGCCGCCTTTGCTTCCTTTGAGAATTCGTTAGTGTTTTCCACTTGAACATATTTATCTTTTGAAATATACGACTTCTCGTTAGGAATTTTATCTACAATTTCTTTTAATATTTTTGGGACTTGATTCTTTTCACTAAAATAATCCACGGAAAAATTATAGCCATCATCGTAATGAGAAAAATTTCTGTTGTATGTTGAGATACCAATAGTGATTATAAACACCGAAATGATGATTATTCCTATGGCGGAAATATATCTCTGTGATTTTATTGAAGCTAAGTTGTTGAGTTTTAATTCCTTCCAAAAATCTTTGGCTCTCTTCTTCTTTGATTTTGAAAAATCTATATTCCCTCTTATGCCGTCTATGATATTTATTTTAGAAATCTTTTTCGCAGGGGATTTAATAGCTAGTGCCACAATTGTAAAAGAAACGAAAAGTATCGCCAAACTTAATAAGGGATTAAATTTCATAACTTCAAAGGCACTTACTCCTTCACCTTTTGTTATGTTTTTATACAAACAATACATAAAGAAAAATCCTGCAATATGTCCTAAAATTATTGGAATTGCAGTTGTAATAAGTCCTTCCTTTAGAAGTAAGAGATAAATTTGTCCATTGGTAGATCCTATAGACTTGTAAATGGAAAGCTCTCTAATCTTCCTAAGGCCCCAAACCCAAAAGATGTTTTTTATAAAAAACACAAAGATTGCAATGCACCCAAGTACCGATAAAACATTAACGGCTTGGCTCATTATATTTTGTAACGGATTGTTTTCCACTCCATAATAGCGCATAAGGCTTTCAGAAAATTCTAGGTGAACGTCTTTTCCCAGTGCATTATTAATTTCACTTTTAATCTTATCTCTATGTTTGTAAGCTTCTTCAAAAGAATTAAACTTTACAAATGTTTTAAAAGAAGTCATTTTATCCTGCAGACCTAAGGCAAAGTTTAGTCTGCTATATTTGTTATAAACATCTCCATAAACTCCAACTAAAGTAAAATAGTTAGAACGTCCTTTTTCAAATTTTTCTCTGTCTGTATTTGGACTTGTTGGTTCGATCTCTTTTCCATCTAGTTTTCTTTTGCCTATATCAAGGGTTACTTTATCGCCTAATTTAAGTTTGTGTTTATTTACAAGGCTTTCCGATAAAACTATCTCATTTTCCTTTTCAGCAAATCGCCCTTCTTGAAGTCTTGAAAATTCTCGCATTTCATTGACATTTCTGTCTTGATAGTTAATGACTATTAAATCATCATTTAATTTTCCATTGTCAGGATTAAGAGACATTTTTCCGACCAAATCTATATCTTCAATGGACTTTAGTTTTTCAACATCTTCATTTGAGAGTTCTTCTTTAATCTCCCCATGATAAAAACTTGAAGCCATGTAATAACCATAGTCAGCCGTCATATTTGTGTATCCGTAGTAAAAAATTACGGTGAAAAACAGACTTACAATAAATAAGGAAATAAAAATAGGAAAATTCTTCTTATTCATTTCTTTTATCTCCCCCAATTTTTCCATCGACTATTGTAACAATGCGATTTGTTTGTAGGGCTATTTCTTCGTCATGGGTGATTAATATAATTGTTTGTTTTAAGGTTCTATTGAAGTATTTAAAAATTTCTATAATTTCCTTAGAATTTTTCCTGTCCAAATTACCTGTTGGTTCATCCGCTAATATTATAGATGGATTATAGATAAGACTTCTAGCTATGGCAACTCTTTGCTGCTGGCCTCCTGATAACTCACTTGGAAAAGAGTCAAGTTTACTTTCTATACCAAGTTTTTTTACTATATTTGAAAATTCATCTTGATTTATTTTTCTTTTATCAAGTTTTAATGGAAGTTCTATATTGTGACGAACTGTTAAATTTGGTATCAAATTATAAAATTGATAAATTAGTCCGACTTTCCTTCTCCTGAAGTAGGCTAATTCTTTTGAAGAATACTTTGAGATGTCGTTACCATCTATATAAACCTTACCATCATCCGGACTATCTACTCCTCCTATGATATGTAGAAGGGTTGATTTACCAGATCCACTTGGTCCGACAATGGCAACAAATTCTCCTCTTTCTATTGTAAGGTCAACTCCATCTAGGGCCACTACCTTGGAGTTTCCCTCTCCATATTCTTTTCTTAGGTTTTCTACTTTTAATATTTCCATAACTGCCTCCTTTTTCTTATGTCAAGGTAAGCATATAAAAGTAAAGTGATTTCTAGGTGACATTGTAAAATTTTATTTCAAATCTTGCTCCAGCATCAATATTTGAAACAGAAATTTCTCCGTTGTTTTTTTCCACAATTGTCTTCGCCATAGCAAGGCCAATTCCAAAACCATTTGAGTCGGGCGTTTTATAAAAGCGTTTAAAAATTTTTTTCATATTCTCTTTTTCTATTCCTCCGCCATTGTCTTCAATGGTTAAGTTTGTATATAGGGGATTTTTGTTTGATGAAACCACGATTTTATCACAAGTCGGTCTATTATCAGCATTTTTAAGAATATTAATTATAGCTTCTGCCAGCCAATAAAAATCTCCACAAATACAATTTTCCTTTAAACTTTCTGCTACTTCTACATTAGTGGATCTCTTAAAGTCTAAACTATCTAAAGCATAAGCCACTAATTCATCTAAACAAATTTCTTCTTCTTTCATTAAATCTTTGTTTGCATCCAGGCTTGATAGTTTGAGTAAAATATCTGATAAAGAGTTTAATCTTAAGAGTTGTCTTTTTAAAATCTCTATATCATCAATATCCGGAAAGTCCATCTCCAAACTCTCTATGGAAAAAAGCATAGATGTGATAGGAGTTTTGATTTGATGAGCGATGTCTTCTAGGTATTCTATTTGCTTTTCGCTATTTTTGCTGGTGGTTTCCTTGGCTTCTACTATTTCTAAAAAAAGCTTATAAATTTTATCCTCTAAAATTGAAAAATCATCTTGTTTCATTGGGATTTTGTAGTCCTGATTTTTCATATTTTCTATCAGATTTATAAGGTCATTTATCCTGTTTTTCTTTCTTGATTCTAAAAAATAATAAAGAAGTCCCAAACTTATTATCCAAAATACATATACCATCTCAATCCATCCTATAACCAATTCCTCTGACAGTAGTGATAACTTCCCTATCAAGCTTTTCTCTGATTCTCTTAATAGTTGATGTAAGAGTATTGTCATTTACAAACTTATCCCTGTCTTCCCAAAACATTTCTAACAGCTGACTTCTGGTATAAACTCGGTGGGGATTTTTAATAAATAAAACTAGGATTTCATATTCGAGTGGAGTTAGCTCTATTTGATTATTTTTAAAATAAACTTCTGAATCATTTAAATCTATTTTGATATCCTTGTAAGTAATTATTTTGTCTTGACTTAAAGGTATTGTCCTTAAAACTGCATCAATTCTTGCCCTTAATATTGCAAGAGAAAAAGGCTTTGTTAAGTAATCATCTGCTCCTTGATCTAGGGCAGCAATTATAAAATCTTCGTCATTTTTAACTGTTGTTACAATCACTCTTATGTCCTTATCTTTCAATCTTTCTATCAAATGTTGACCATCTTTATCTGGTAGATTTATGTCTAATAGTGCCACATCCATGTCTACATTCATCTTATAGCTTGCTTCGTAAAAAGATGATGCAAGCTCTACTTCATAACCATTATTAACCAAGTACTTTTCCATTTGCAAAGCAATTTCTTTGTTATCCTCTATAATCAAAACACTCTTCATTTTAACCCTCTCATGTATCAATTTTGAAATCTATTAAATTATTATGTTCTATAACTTGCATCTATAGGCAAATTAAGACTATAGAGCAGTAATCATATTTATAGTACACCATTATCACTTATATTAAAAACAGACCCTTAACAGATCTGCTTGCTTTTAAATATTTATTTTATTTTATTTTCTCAAGAAGAGAAACTGATTCCACATGATCTGCATGTGGATATCAGTTGACAATTGGGGTATAATACTAAAGGACGTGATGAATACCTAGAAAATATAAGGAGTGACCTACACATGGACATTATGCAGCAGCTAACGGATCGCATTCGGGGGAAGAACTTATCAATTGTTTACCCGGAAGGGACAGATATCCGCATTATTGAAGCAGCTGCGCGTCATGCGGCAGACGCTATTTTAAAACCGATTTTAATCGGTAATCCTGAAGAAATCAGCCGCGTTGCCGGGAGTAAGAACATCGGCTTGGCAGATTTGGAGATCATTGATCCTGCCACTTATCCTGAATTTGACGCCATGGTGGATGCCTTTGTTGAACGCCGCAAGGGCAAGGTGCCGCCGGAAAAAGCGCGCGACATGCTTAAGGATGAAACCTATTTCGCCACCATGCTTGTTTATCTTGGCAAGGCTGACGGGATGGTCAGCGGGGCTGCCCATTCAACGGCGGATACCATTCGCCCGGCCTTGCAGATTGTTAAAACAAAACCGGGTGTATCCCGTGTTGCCGGGGCCATGGTTTTCGTAAAAGGGGAAGAGCGGATGCTCTATTCCGATATTGCGGTCAACATCACCGTTGACGCTCAGGCCATGGGCGAAATTGCTGTGGAAAGTGCAAAATTTGCCCGGGTGTTTGACATTGACCCGAAGGTGGCCTTGTTGAGCTTTTCGTCAAAAGGGTCTGCCGTATCGCCGGAAAGCGAAAAGGTGGCGGAAGCTACGAAAATTGCCCAGCAGATTGCGCCGGACCTGCCCATTGACGGGGAATTGCAATTTGACGCCGCCTTGGTGGAATCGGTCGGACAAAGCAAGGCACCTGGCAGTAAAGTGGCAGGTCATGCCAATGTCTTTATTTTCCCGAGCTTAGATGCCGGCAACATCGGCTATAAAATTACCCAACGCTTGGGTGGCTATGAAGCCTATGGCCCCCTCCTGCAAGGCTTGGCTGCCCCGATCAATGATTTGTCCCGCGGTTGCTCTGCTGAAGATGCCTATCAAGTGGCGATTATTACTGCCGCTCAGGCATTGATGGACTAAATCTTAGCATTGTCGAGAAGGGGTTCCTTCTCGACATTTTTATGAGCGGATATCCCGGCTGAAGGTGTATCCGCTTATAAAAATGTCGTGGACAAGGGGGGCTTGGCGTGTCTTACATCAAAGTGCAGTACGTCCTTCCGACCGATGCCGAATGGGAGGCGGCCTTGTTGTTTTTTAGCGAGGCCTTCCCGGAAGGGTTTGAACAGTACGATCCCAGAGATATTTTAGACCGGGTTGGCGGTGATGAGTGGGATGCCCATGAATTTTCCGTGGCGGACTTGTGGGCAGAACGGCCGACTTTGACCGCTTATTGGCCGGCGGAAGACCGGGCTGGCTTGGCGGATATTTGCCGCCGCTGGCAAGCGGCGGGCTTTAGCGGAGACTTGACGACGGAAGGGTATGACTTGCCGCCGGCCGATGCCTGGCAAGCCCAATTTAGGCCGATAGTCGTGACAGACCGGCTTGAAATTTGTCCCCATTGGTGCCGGCCTTCAGGCGGGTGTGCGGTTGTGGTTCTGACCGATCCGGGCATCGGCTTCGGTACCGGGACGGATGAAACGACGCAGCTGGCCTTACGGTTGTTGGATGCGGCGGATCTTGCCGGCAAGCGGGTTTGCGATGTGGGCTGCGGCTCAGGTATTTTGGCGGTGACGGCCAAGAAATACGGTGCGGCAGAGGTTCTGGCCGTGGACAACGACGACCAGGCGGTTGCTGCAGCGGCGCATTTGGCAGCGCTCAATGCGGTGGAGCTTAAGAGCCAAGCCAGCGATTTGCTGGCCCAGGTGCCGGGTCGCTGGGATGTGCTCGTTGCGAACATCGTTACAGATGTGCTGTTGCGGTTGCTGCCGACGGCATCGGCCAAGCTGTCGCCGGGAGGACACTTGCTCTTGTCCGGGATTCATAAAGACCGCTTGTCTGATATTCGTCAAGCGGCAGAGGCTGCCGGATTTGTGGAAACAAGGGCCTTGACCGGGCAAGACTGGTGCGGCCTGGGACTCAAGAAAGGATGACGATGGGAAAAACACTGAAGAGCTTGGCAGAAGTGCTCCAGGCGGCGGGCCTTTTGCTGGCACAAACAGGTGATGGCGCCCGGCTGGAGCTGTCGGACATCCAGTATGACTCGCGCCGCGTAACCAAAGGGACCTTATTTTTATGCAAGGGCGCCCACTTCTCACCGGCCTATCTGACCGCTGCCGTTGACCGGGGGGCCTGCGCTTATTTGAGTGATCGGCCTTACCCTGAGGCCGGGGCGGACCTTCCCTTTTTGCAGGTTAAGGATATTCGGCAGGCGCTGGCGGTGACCGCCAATTGGTTTTTTGATGCGCCTTGGCGGGACTTGCACATGATGGGCGTTACGGGAACAAAGGGCAAGAGCACCACGGTAACCATGGTCAAGGCCATCTTCGATGCGGCTGCCGAGGAAAGCGGGGCCCCCCTTTGCGGGATTACGTCATCGGTCTGTAATTTTGACGGCGTCCGGGAAGAGGCATCAAAGCTCACCACCCCTGAAAATATTGACCTGTACCGGCACTTGGCCAGAGCACGGGAGGCCGGATTGCGGCACATGGTGGTTGAGGTGTCCAGTCAAGCCTTGAAATATCACCGGGTTGGGGGCATTCGGTTTGATGATGCGGTTTTTTTGAACATTGCACCGGACCACATTGGCCCTATTGAACACCCGTCATTTGAGGATTATTTTACCAGCAAGCTCTCTATTTTTGACCGGGCAGACCGCGCCTTTGTGAACCAGGAAAGCGATGAATTGCCGCGAATTATGGCGGCTGCCCGCCATTGCCGGCAAGTGGTTCGCTTTGGCCTGCATGAAGGCGACTACATCGCAGAAGACCTTAGGGCCGATGCAAAGGGTTTGACCTTCAACCTTGCCTTTGATGGCGGCATCCAGGCCTTTCACCTGCCCATGCATGGGCGGTTCAATGTTGAAAACGCCCTGGCGGCCATTGCCTTGGCCCACAAGGCCGGCATCCCCCTGACTACTTGCGCCAAGGCCCTGGCGGGCATCAAGATGACCGGGCACATGAGTTACCTGCAGGAGGCTGGCATTACCGTGGTGGTGGATTATGCCCACAATGAAATCAGTTTCCGCCGGGTGCTGGAAACGGTTCGGCAGGATTTCCCTGACGCGCCGATCTGGCTGCTTTTTGGGGCGCCGGGCGATAAAGCAGAAAGCCGACGGCCGGGCATGGGGCGGGTGGCCAGCCTGGGGGCTGATCATATTATTTTAACGGCAGATGATCCGGCAACGGAGGAGGTCGCGGCCATTAACGACAGCATTTGCCGGGCCTTTGAAAAGAAGGTGCCGGTGGAAAAGATTGAAGACCGGGCCACAGCTGTTCGCCATGCCGTTCAGACGGCCCCGGAAGGCGCCGTGGTGCTCCTACTCGGCAAGGGCTATGAAACCTGTCAAAAGATTAAGGGTGAACGGGTGCCCTATGCCGGAGATGAAGTAGTGGCCAAGGCGGCCTTGCTGGCGCGTAAAGTTTAGAATGCGGAGGAATATATGAATATTATTGCAGAAACCAGAGCCACAGTGATGGCGCGGATTCAAGAGGCCTTTCAAGCGGCGGTGGCAGACGGCGCCTTGCCGGCCACCGACTTGCCGGAATTTGTGGTGGAACAGCCAAACGATAAAAGCCACGGCGATTTTGCCAGTAACCTTGCCATGCAGCTGGCACGCCCGGCGCGGATGAACCCGCGGGCCATTGCCCAAGCCTTGGTGGACCGCCTGGACACATCGGCGCCGATCGACCATGTTGACCTGGCCGGGCCGGGCTTTATTAATTTTACCTTGACGGCCGATTATCTGACGCCGGTTTTAGCAGCGGTTCAGGCGGAAGACCGGGACTACGGTAAAAGTGATGTGGGCGGCGGGCGGCGCGTCCAAGTGGAATTCGTCAGCGCCAACCCGACCGGTCTCCTGCATATGGGCAACGCCAGAGGGGGCGCCTTGGGGGACGTTTTGGCAGGCGTTCTGAACCTGGCTGGCTACCAGGCGGATAAGGAATATTACATTAACGATACCGGTAACCAGGTGAACCTCTTGGGGCGCTCGGTGGAGGCGCGGTACTTTGAAGCCCTGGGCCAAGGCGATGCCTACCCCCTGCCGGAAGACGGCTACCAAGGGGCGGATATTGCTGAAACCGCCCGGCACTTGCTGGCCCAGGACGGTGAGGTCTATGTGAACATGGACCGGGATGAGCGCTTGGCTAAAATGACGGATTTTGCCTTAAAGGAAAAGGTCAAGGGCATTCGTCAGGGCCTGGAAGCCTTTGGCGTGTCCTATGACCACTGGTTCAGCGAAAAAAGCCTGCACGAATCCGGTGATGTGATGGCGGCAATCGATGCCTTGCGCGACCGGGGCTATGTTTACGAAAAAGACGGCGCCCAATGGCTGCGCTGCACCGATTATGGTGCGGAAAAGGATGAAGTGCTGGTGCGGGCCAACGGCATTCCGACTTATTTTGCGGCAGACATCGCCTACCATAAAAATAAATTCGACCGGGGCTATGACGATTTAATTAACATTTGGGGCGCCGACCACCACGGTCATGTGGCGCGCTTAAAGGGGGCCTTGACCGCTTTGGGCTATCCGGGGGACCGGTTGACCGTTATCCTCATGCAGCTGGTCCGCCTCTATCGGGATGGCGAATTGGTGCGGATGAGCAAGCGTGCCGGCGAATTTGTCACCTTGGAAGAGCTCATTGAAGAAGTCGGCCGTGAGGCGGCGCGCTTTTTCTTCAGTATGCGGTCGCCGGACAGTCCGCTGGATTTCGACTTGAGCCTGGCCAAGAAGCAATCATCGGATAACCCGGTCTATTATGTTCAATACGCACATGCGCGGATTTGTTCCCTGCTTTCGGCTGCCGGAGAGCCGGTGCGCCC
This portion of the Peptococcus niger genome encodes:
- a CDS encoding ABC transporter permease, with protein sequence MTADYGYYMASSFYHGEIKEELSNEDVEKLKSIEDIDLVGKMSLNPDNGKLNDDLIVINYQDRNVNEMREFSRLQEGRFAEKENEIVLSESLVNKHKLKLGDKVTLDIGKRKLDGKEIEPTSPNTDREKFEKGRSNYFTLVGVYGDVYNKYSRLNFALGLQDKMTSFKTFVKFNSFEEAYKHRDKIKSEINNALGKDVHLEFSESLMRYYGVENNPLQNIMSQAVNVLSVLGCIAIFVFFIKNIFWVWGLRKIRELSIYKSIGSTNGQIYLLLLKEGLITTAIPIILGHIAGFFFMYCLYKNITKGEGVSAFEVMKFNPLLSLAILFVSFTIVALAIKSPAKKISKINIIDGIRGNIDFSKSKKKRAKDFWKELKLNNLASIKSQRYISAIGIIIISVFIITIGISTYNRNFSHYDDGYNFSVDYFSEKNQVPKILKEIVDKIPNEKSYISKDKYVQVENTNEFSKEAKAAGLDEEARKNKKYKAEGMDGFIIALEEKDLKELGGKKGEFVLYNTIQEDSSIPIAKAKRIPYFENPQSFDIVFENDYKKMIKISKTITDLGKYKSRTMPFDVKVYTDFDTYFKLMEEAGDEKYTEYAYTLNMKVKDSDTKDVKEYVEAMIREQISPEDRFNITTGEEIAKNQYKDVKSFIKLVIGIASIIFVLNITNGYSSINLSLINRKKEIGSLYSCGMDVDELKSIYQKEFIGEQVKSFTISIMVSLGVMLVISLVVPDLRMSTLIKYYDYKSFLGFSLVVYGINLIIYHFSLKRILDRPTIDLIRTI
- a CDS encoding ABC transporter ATP-binding protein translates to MEILKVENLRKEYGEGNSKVVALDGVDLTIERGEFVAIVGPSGSGKSTLLHIIGGVDSPDDGKVYIDGNDISKYSSKELAYFRRRKVGLIYQFYNLIPNLTVRHNIELPLKLDKRKINQDEFSNIVKKLGIESKLDSFPSELSGGQQQRVAIARSLIYNPSIILADEPTGNLDRKNSKEIIEIFKYFNRTLKQTIILITHDEEIALQTNRIVTIVDGKIGGDKRNE
- a CDS encoding sensor histidine kinase, whose product is MVYVFWIISLGLLYYFLESRKKNRINDLINLIENMKNQDYKIPMKQDDFSILEDKIYKLFLEIVEAKETTSKNSEKQIEYLEDIAHQIKTPITSMLFSIESLEMDFPDIDDIEILKRQLLRLNSLSDILLKLSSLDANKDLMKEEEICLDELVAYALDSLDFKRSTNVEVAESLKENCICGDFYWLAEAIINILKNADNRPTCDKIVVSSNKNPLYTNLTIEDNGGGIEKENMKKIFKRFYKTPDSNGFGIGLAMAKTIVEKNNGEISVSNIDAGARFEIKFYNVT
- a CDS encoding response regulator transcription factor translates to MKSVLIIEDNKEIALQMEKYLVNNGYEVELASSFYEASYKMNVDMDVALLDINLPDKDGQHLIERLKDKDIRVIVTTVKNDEDFIIAALDQGADDYLTKPFSLAILRARIDAVLRTIPLSQDKIITYKDIKIDLNDSEVYFKNNQIELTPLEYEILVLFIKNPHRVYTRSQLLEMFWEDRDKFVNDNTLTSTIKRIREKLDREVITTVRGIGYRMD
- the pta gene encoding phosphate acetyltransferase, giving the protein MDIMQQLTDRIRGKNLSIVYPEGTDIRIIEAAARHAADAILKPILIGNPEEISRVAGSKNIGLADLEIIDPATYPEFDAMVDAFVERRKGKVPPEKARDMLKDETYFATMLVYLGKADGMVSGAAHSTADTIRPALQIVKTKPGVSRVAGAMVFVKGEERMLYSDIAVNITVDAQAMGEIAVESAKFARVFDIDPKVALLSFSSKGSAVSPESEKVAEATKIAQQIAPDLPIDGELQFDAALVESVGQSKAPGSKVAGHANVFIFPSLDAGNIGYKITQRLGGYEAYGPLLQGLAAPINDLSRGCSAEDAYQVAIITAAQALMD
- a CDS encoding 50S ribosomal protein L11 methyltransferase, yielding MSYIKVQYVLPTDAEWEAALLFFSEAFPEGFEQYDPRDILDRVGGDEWDAHEFSVADLWAERPTLTAYWPAEDRAGLADICRRWQAAGFSGDLTTEGYDLPPADAWQAQFRPIVVTDRLEICPHWCRPSGGCAVVVLTDPGIGFGTGTDETTQLALRLLDAADLAGKRVCDVGCGSGILAVTAKKYGAAEVLAVDNDDQAVAAAAHLAALNAVELKSQASDLLAQVPGRWDVLVANIVTDVLLRLLPTASAKLSPGGHLLLSGIHKDRLSDIRQAAEAAGFVETRALTGQDWCGLGLKKG
- a CDS encoding Mur ligase family protein produces the protein MGKTLKSLAEVLQAAGLLLAQTGDGARLELSDIQYDSRRVTKGTLFLCKGAHFSPAYLTAAVDRGACAYLSDRPYPEAGADLPFLQVKDIRQALAVTANWFFDAPWRDLHMMGVTGTKGKSTTVTMVKAIFDAAAEESGAPLCGITSSVCNFDGVREEASKLTTPENIDLYRHLARAREAGLRHMVVEVSSQALKYHRVGGIRFDDAVFLNIAPDHIGPIEHPSFEDYFTSKLSIFDRADRAFVNQESDELPRIMAAARHCRQVVRFGLHEGDYIAEDLRADAKGLTFNLAFDGGIQAFHLPMHGRFNVENALAAIALAHKAGIPLTTCAKALAGIKMTGHMSYLQEAGITVVVDYAHNEISFRRVLETVRQDFPDAPIWLLFGAPGDKAESRRPGMGRVASLGADHIILTADDPATEEVAAINDSICRAFEKKVPVEKIEDRATAVRHAVQTAPEGAVVLLLGKGYETCQKIKGERVPYAGDEVVAKAALLARKV
- the argS gene encoding arginine--tRNA ligase encodes the protein MNIIAETRATVMARIQEAFQAAVADGALPATDLPEFVVEQPNDKSHGDFASNLAMQLARPARMNPRAIAQALVDRLDTSAPIDHVDLAGPGFINFTLTADYLTPVLAAVQAEDRDYGKSDVGGGRRVQVEFVSANPTGLLHMGNARGGALGDVLAGVLNLAGYQADKEYYINDTGNQVNLLGRSVEARYFEALGQGDAYPLPEDGYQGADIAETARHLLAQDGEVYVNMDRDERLAKMTDFALKEKVKGIRQGLEAFGVSYDHWFSEKSLHESGDVMAAIDALRDRGYVYEKDGAQWLRCTDYGAEKDEVLVRANGIPTYFAADIAYHKNKFDRGYDDLINIWGADHHGHVARLKGALTALGYPGDRLTVILMQLVRLYRDGELVRMSKRAGEFVTLEELIEEVGREAARFFFSMRSPDSPLDFDLSLAKKQSSDNPVYYVQYAHARICSLLSAAGEPVRPAAEVDTALLKEPAEEALLEAIAAWPEKVALAARELAPYHLAYYAKDLANAFHTFYNGCKVLTDDAELKAARLLLADCARITLRNVLLLLGVSAPERM